The following DNA comes from Quercus robur chromosome 1, dhQueRobu3.1, whole genome shotgun sequence.
TTTGCTTTGCAGACTTCTCATCTTCATAGACATTGCATCGCCAACTTTAGTTATCCCCTTCTCTAATTCAATGGCCTCATTTCTTAAATTATCTATTTCTTGGCCCAAAATGTTGTAAGAATCTTTAAGAGTTGCCATCCCATCCACCAAACTTCTTCTCATTTCCAGTTGTCCTTCTTGCAACTCTGATTGAGAAGCTGCAAGCTCCTTTGATTGCTCATATAAAACTTCTGAATGTTTGAGAACAACATCTATATGATCTCCTACATCCTTAGTTGTTGAAGCTACTAGTTGAATTCGAGTATCAATGGAACTCAAAGAATCATAAATTTCATTTGAGTTCTGCAATAGAGATTCTGTTTTGCCTtctataatttctaatttttcttcagCAAGTTGGGCTGAAGTTTTCAATTCATTTACCAATCTCTCTGTTTGTTGCTTGAATGCGTGAACCCTGAAATtagcatccaaaaaaaataaaacctatgtTTTTAGGTTCATTTATACaaggaaaagaaattatttaaacTATGTGAAGAAATAACACTTACTGTAACTGATGGCAGATGGAGTTAGTTTCAAGATAGAATTCAAGGTAAACCTTATGCTCATCTTCATTTAAGTTCTTTAAGCATTTAACCATGGCAGATTTTGGGTCACAGAAAGGAAAAGGTGGCCTGCCACAGTCCTTTTGAAAACAATCACCAAGATGCCAAGCAAATCTAGATCGTTTCTCTTCCACTGCAAAAATCTCTGAGCATCCGGCAAAGAGATGCTGGTAAGCATTTTGCCAACAAGAGTTTGTACCAACCAATTTCTTCTTAGCACTTTCTACTAGCCTTTTTCCATTCGGATCATTAAAACCTTCCATGGAGAATTCAGCAAGGCCAGAATTATCCTTTGTACCAGAAGCTTTCTCATCAAACTGATTCTCTGCAGGAGGAGAGAACCAACCCCATGACTGGCACTTCAATGAAAATGAGGTTAAAAttagcagaagaagaagatgacgaTGATGACCCATTTGAGCTTTACACTGAATGTTTAAAGACTCTAGTCgttcacccaaattataaagCCTGCGTAACACAGTTCAATTATATAAACTTAGGCTTCCACTACAAACTACATCCACTAACACATACATTGATATGTCCTCACTCTGCATATATATTAGCTGGATAGAGACCAACAGACTTGGGGGGCAAGAAAAGAAAGCAGGAAAAATGTTCAAACCGAAAAGGACAGGTTGAAAGATAAAgtagtttaaaaaattatatgtagaAGGGCAACAAGTGgacctaaaattattaaaataatcattatttataaatattttctttctttatttttctaattaacaTCAAAACATGTCCTCGTTAAAATACCAGAAATGACAGAAAAGCTTAGGCATGACAGAAAAGCTTAGGCATGCAAATCAAAAGAGTTCAGAGCCTGCAGAgaacccaaaaacaaacacGGGAAATTACACAATTTTCCAATGGTTTGGGTCGAGTTTATATTCAATACCAATTAAGGGTTCCAATTTATTGTTGTAAATATTTATTCCATTCTTCTACTCCCactagtataaaataaaataaacaaatggaaaaaaaagaaaatcaattaacACGCACCGCcctcatattttttttccatctgaattgtttatatatttattcattgCATATTCGCACTCAAAATTGATAATCTCAAATCGAACATCTAAAATTTTGTGCCACTCAAGAAAACAATacactaattttatttaagaCACAATTTTGTGAGATGAAACAATATGAAAATTGTGGTTGCTGATAATGTATCTAGTGCACTAATATTGTATAATTTCAATAAGAATATAAGAATTGCAcgaaaaaaacacacaaagagagagagagaaagagagagaccttGGTTGGGAATGGGAATGTTGTTATGATGAAGAAAGAGTAAAACCTCTGTGAATTGTGTTTGGCTGAATTTTTTAGCCCTCGTGTTAAAAGCGAATCAATGAGACACGACACACACAGACATGTTTTAGAATTATATAGGAAGCCGACATAACTCTTCTAAACAAGGAAAATTGCTAAACCATATCATCAAACGGTGCATTTACCTCCAAAAGGCGCGTAACGGTTCGTGTTCATTTCGgtagttgttgacttgttgtTTGATATAGGGTGAGCAGTGACCCAACCTCACCGACCAAACCGCACCGAACTTTGAGCCGACCGAAGGAGCCGATGCCGGTGAACGGAACTTGATGACCCTTCCGACGCCGGCGCCGACCCACAAACCATACCGACCgattcatatatattatatagagatagaaataagggaaaaaagagaaaataaatgctTAGTAAATTACTAGAAAGAAATCATCCTCATGCCCCCCAACTCAGAAGGTAATACTTTTTAGGTAGATTACACCTTAGCGTCGCCATTGATGCTTCAGTCTTCCGTATTTGCAGAAGAGAGAGCCAGAGTTAGAGTAGAGCTGATGAagagaaaagtagagaacaatgATCTAAACAGAATAAATGACAGTGCCACGTTTTGTGgttaatatgaaaatatatatatatatatatatatatgctagtACCAAATTATTGAGCataattttgtgccacaattTGTTCCATAACGAGTTATGATTGGCTTACTGACACACTTTTGCCGATTATAATTCATCATATGACAAGCTGTGTGACACAAGACACTTTTGACTAATTATGGCACAAGATTATGTCCAATTATGTGGTACTGTCACAGCTTAAAAAAACAGGTTAAAGAACTGGAAACCGATCCTCTGTTTAATTCTGGCCGTGGATCTGCACTAACGGCGAATGGAACGGTGGAGATTGAAGCCAGTATCATGGATGGAAATGGAAGACAATGCAGTGTCGTTTCGGGTTTGACCACGGTCAAGAACCTGGCCTCTCTTGCCCGACTCAAACGTTTTGATTTCTAAGTtatccaccatttttttttaaaaaaaattttataaagctTAGAGTGTCACGTTGatctgaaaaaacaaaaacagaaaaccactacacgttttttttttaataagtccatggttaacaaaaaaaaaagaagtcgaaaatactattttagtccctacattttggggttacgatcaatttagtccctacattttagtagcagtcaatttgatctctgttattttcaatttgtagtcaatttagtccctaccgttAACTCACTAAAGAAAAATGCTTACGTGGCAAACGGTTTGTCTTGTTGGTGCACATGTGgctaacataataatataaaatcaattaatcaaatattataaaagccacatcagcattttaataaaataaaaaatctatgtcaaaaaaaaaatctgaaaagattaattaaaagaaaaaaaataaagaaaatgaatttttaaaagaatcctcactttcttttattttctttagaattCTTGCACTTTCTTATTTTCCAAACACAATAAACCCAGTAACACCCAACACCCAGCAACACCGCAATATGAAATCAAATCCCAATATCAAGTGTTTAGTCGGTGAAATAAAGATTTGCAAACGTAACTTAGTTGGTGTGATTCAAATCTAGTCGTTTCGTCGCCAAGGGACCGAAGATTGAATTCCTTCAAAATAAAGACTCTGCAGGCTGGTGTTGTTGCCTGCAATAGGAAGCTGCATTGGGTGGATACagataaagaaaatatgatcAAAGGCTTTTTAGTGTTCGATCCATTCAACGATCCAGAATGATTAAGCTATATCGATCCACCCATTGAATTTTCGCCCAAAGGCTCTGTCTCCTTTGGAGTTTTCCATGGGCATCTCCGAATATTCCAAATGTTTCGTGCCGATCCTTACCATTTTGATGTTTGGGAACTCAAGGATTACGATAATGCAGATACATGGTGCCTGAAACACAAAGTTTACATGAAGGACTTGGTTTCAGAATGTTTTGATCTTGTTAAGATAGCCATGGACATATGGCGGTCCATGTCATTTTTAGCTTTCCATCCAACTGTTGGTGAAATTGCcttttacaattttagaatTACATTGTCTTGTGAAACATGCAAACGAAAGTATTGAAAGTAGCAAGCAAACTCAGCGACCGTGAGATTTTGGCTGGGTATTGGGATTTTTTTGGCTAAACACACGGTATTGGGATTTGATTTCATATTGTGGTGTTGTTGGGTGTTGGGTGTTGCAGGGTATATTGTGTTTGGAAAATAAGAAAGTGCAAGaattctaaagaaaataaaaggaagtgaggattcttttaaaaattcatttttttttattttttttcttttaattaatcttttcagattttttttttctgacatagatttttttattattattaaaatgctgacgtggcttttataatatttgattaattgattttatattattatgttagcCACATGTGCGCCAACAAGGCAAACTGTTTGTCACGTAAACATTTTCCATTAGTGAGTTAAcgttagagactaaattgactacaagttgaaaataatagggaccaaattgactgctactAAAAtctagggaccaaattgaccgtaaccccaaaatgtagggactaaaatggtgttctcgccaaaaaagaaaagaaaaagataataagaATACTCCTCCTGGTCTATTTGGATgccgcttattgctgaaaactgaaaacactgtagtaaaataacttttaaatgtgtgaataatatcgTGAGACTCAATTTTAATGagaattttgctaaaaaaagtaTGTGAGTTTCGTGAATAGTGCATGGGTCCCACTAACAGAAACGTAAGTGTAGCTAAAAAGAACTTTCAACTCTATCCAAACTCACGCTAAGTTTACCTAAATGAATATGAATTATATACAATAAAACACATggtataaaatttttctttcttataataattttttttttttagtctttttaaCTAATAGTTAAAGGTTGtgtatatatgatttttatttatttatggtatTATAACTTTAAAGTATGAATTATTGCTCTATTTTaagataatttggtattttctaattaatttgTGATTatattgatgtgaatgctctaaactTTTGTGGTTTGCATGATATACACTTTTCCAATTGGCTTGcaactgacttttttttttttctctctctctctctctctaaagcaCTAATGCTAACTTAACTTAAgatattgataatataaaaatataaaaatatttttgataagATTTATTCATTGTAAAACATTTATTtggtcaaaaaaattattatcttattGTTATAGTTGGACCTAATTGTGATTGAGTAATGAGTCTAAtgactaacatttttttttaatatttcaaaccGACAAAACCAATGAAACTGACTGCAAAAAACTGCACCGCTATTGATTGAAAAACCGATACTTGTCAGTGTGCATCGGTTTTGGTTATGGGAAAACCGATCCCTATCGGTTCAGtgataaatttaagaaaaaatcaCACTGATCAAACCACGCACACCCCTAGTTTGatgggcaagacttaggtattgttccttaggttctctttttaagattttgccatgtgaattttttctcatgggatggaaGTGTACTTTTCaattaagtagccacatggctGACTCTTAAGAAGGGAACATAAGGAACAACACAtaaggtattgtacctaagttttgtcctaatTTAATATACTTTATCATACTGGTTGATATTTGTCGTATCGATTAGTGAGccagtacaaaaaaaaaaatatatatatatatatatatatactgccCCAAATATCAGATGTATCGAGAAAATGGGCATTTTAGCTGgtaaatcaaaaccaaactggcacaaattttaagaagttttccTTATTCTTCTCTCGCTAGGCACCAGACCAGAATCTccattgtcttcttcttcttcttcttcttatattctctgGATCGACATAACCGTCTTCTTCAATTTCTCTCTGCCAGACCAACAGCCACCATCACCTGTATTTGTTCAATGAGAAATGCTAGTCTTTCTCGTTCTTGAGTGGGGGTTCATGGCACAGAATTGGGGATTgttcttttagttttataagGGTCGGAGCCTTTGATAAGCAAGGAGCGTTTTCCTTTCTCCTACTATTAAAATGGGCTGGTTGGATTATCAACTGCTCCCTGCCCATCAGCGAATGGGAGCCTTGTGAGTTGCAAGTGGAGCTCCAATCTCGAGGCAAAAGAGTGAAAGTGGGAATCAACATAGGGCAATGTAAAGGCCATTCTTTAAAAGAGAAAGGTGAAGTCCTCTGTTGTTTTTACCTCCGAGAAGTGGGTTGGAATCTGCCCCTTAGCTATAACGTTCTAAAGCTAATGCTAACATCTCTTATCTCATTTTTCCCCACGCGTAGATGTCTCGATGATCTTGCTCAAATTGGGCTTGCACCAGCTTGcttttctatttgattttaacGAGCATTGCTAGTGCCACAACTTGTGGTATAACTTGCCCATGTggtgagttgtggttggtggagggtGATGGTGGGTACATGTAAGGAcacccctccaccaaccacaactagctacatgggcgagttgtggcacaagttGTGCCACAAGTTATGACACCTTATCCTTTTAACAAGAGCTAAAGAGCTCTTTCCTCTATGTGGGCCCTGTTTAGCAGGTTGACATTGAGCATATTGGGCTAAAAAATGGCTTGGGCATGggtaggggtgtccacgggtcgggtcgGTTCGGGTTTGGGCTCAACCCGGAACCGACCCGATCTTGTCGGGTGGTTGGACGGCGGACCCGCCGCTAACCGTGAAAAATCACGGGTCGAGTCGGATCGGGCTCGGGTGGACAGCAATCAGATCCTACTCCGATTGAaagacaaaaatcaaagaacaaaCTTGAAACAAATTCCACAAATCTGAAAGAACAAATCTACAAACCTAAATACTAGTAGCCCATCCGAAGAACACAAATAGAGATAAGAGAACTGATAGCAAATCTGAACATGCAAGAGActgaaacaaagaaataaagagaCAAAATGACTGAAAATCAAACCCGAGAGAGATTATTTCAGATCGGCGATGGTGCGATGGTGTGATGGAGGAGAATCACAGATCGAGGAGAATCGTAGATCGGTGGAGGTTCGAAGATCTAAAGTTCGATGGTTCGAAGATCTAAAGTTCTAAAGATCGGTGGAGCGAGTTGGCTGTTGAGAGATCGAGAGAGTGAAAGAGTGAGAGAGGCCAAGTGAACTCAAAGAACTAAGTGGTGAACTGAGATTTGTTAAGTGCTGGGTTATATATCACGGTCGGGTCGGGTGGATCGGGTTTTGGAAGGGAAGACCCGCCACTTGACCCGTCGGAATCGGTTTGAGATGGTAGGGACCCGTCGCCGACCACCAAGTCGTTGGGTCGGACGGTGGTCGGT
Coding sequences within:
- the LOC126731250 gene encoding protein GAMETE EXPRESSED 1-like, whose amino-acid sequence is MGHHRHLLLLLILTSFSLKCQSWGWFSPPAENQFDEKASGTKDNSGLAEFSMEGFNDPNGKRLVESAKKKLVGTNSCWQNAYQHLFAGCSEIFAVEEKRSRFAWHLGDCFQKDCGRPPFPFCDPKSAMVKCLKNLNEDEHKVYLEFYLETNSICHQLQVHAFKQQTERLVNELKTSAQLAEEKLEIIEGKTESLLQNSNEIYDSLSSIDTRIQLVASTTKDVGDHIDVVLKHSEVLYEQSKELAASQSELQEGQLEMRRSLVDGMATLKDSYNILGQEIDNLRNEAIELEKGITKVGDAMSMKMRSLQSKADDIGNMAGVSLDKQQLLLDGQSTALEGLQILTKFQSKALEESRSTLQQLAEYGHRQQEELLRRQEQIQRLHDNLMENSKSILAAQESFESKQASMFIAVDKLFALHNAMLLESRLIKAFFVYCISIFIIYMFTSTKQTYKVRPWLYIGLCATFIIEVAILRLAKDDNIEQKSWIINLVRSLFLLLASIQILHAIYTYRDYEVLNHQMLLTLIEKINVMQRYKELAWDMDSDVNWSTWMDTDLPEDVSKFEDPDFIVPEEVGENSIMTTSNTRRYNLRSRRVH